A single window of Caldimicrobium thiodismutans DNA harbors:
- the priA gene encoding replication restart helicase PriA — translation MYLLEVALPLPLFKNFHYLSENFILPGVRVVAPFGKQKIVGIVLKIESAMQGLLDPSIEYKEIEDVLDPLPLYPPKLFPFLEWVSGYYQSPLGIVLKMALPSGVFRVPARRIYLTKAGQKALKEGSLPRAFEEISSKGMGLKQFLKKTKIQMKKIKNWAHLGLLELKTEIPRVKIPVEVFYRLVKSPPSEIAKKILPLFNETDEVPEKVIKEALKAKEIKKLQEEGYLERVEYPKMRKITLPLEPLRNYQLTPAQQRILRRLISTLKEGGYHPFLLYGVTGSGKSLIYLELVKEALAQGKRVLFLLPEIALTHYIERLLFHHFKDKMALLHSALTPQQRLSEWMKILDGRASLVIGTRSSIFAPIENLGLIIVDEEHDSSYKEENLPCRYQARDLALVRGKMEGALVLLGSATPSLKSYYYARTGKYELLTLKERPFVKMPEVKLIQNKKFKLITQQVQMEIERSLREGKSVFVYLNRRGYAPLVKCEDCGYILTCPNCGIPLTYHREEDFLLCHYCSLTLKARILCPQCQRGKWRFLRFGTERIEEEMQKLFPEAEILRFDRDAVNSEKKLNLLMERIYQPSPKIIVGTQMGVHGHNFPQVNLVVILRAEEGLFLPHYKAHERTFQLLLQAEGRAGRKDEQGKVLIQTALPDHHVIQQALNQDYEGFFQGELLNRKKYGFPPFRKLALLRFIGISEEKLKEKALEIKLNLEKLKEEKGLPVEILGPSPCPLRKLRGFYRWQILIKGEKYSDLKPLLIYLKDLLFSGLKLELDIDPEDLL, via the coding sequence ATGTATCTTCTTGAAGTTGCCTTACCACTTCCTCTTTTTAAAAATTTTCATTATCTAAGTGAGAACTTTATTCTACCAGGTGTCAGGGTAGTTGCACCTTTTGGTAAACAGAAAATAGTTGGAATTGTTTTAAAGATAGAATCTGCAATGCAGGGTTTACTTGACCCTTCTATTGAATACAAAGAAATAGAAGATGTCCTTGATCCTTTGCCTCTCTATCCACCAAAGCTTTTTCCCTTTCTTGAGTGGGTTTCAGGTTATTATCAGTCCCCTCTGGGAATAGTCCTTAAAATGGCTCTTCCATCGGGTGTTTTTAGAGTTCCAGCCAGAAGAATTTATCTTACCAAGGCAGGGCAGAAGGCCTTGAAAGAGGGAAGTCTTCCTCGGGCCTTTGAAGAAATCTCTTCAAAAGGGATGGGACTAAAGCAATTCTTAAAGAAAACTAAAATCCAGATGAAGAAAATTAAGAACTGGGCTCACCTTGGACTCTTAGAGCTTAAGACAGAAATCCCCAGAGTAAAGATTCCGGTTGAGGTCTTTTACCGGTTGGTAAAGTCTCCTCCTTCTGAGATTGCTAAAAAGATTCTTCCCCTTTTCAATGAGACTGATGAGGTGCCTGAAAAGGTTATCAAGGAGGCCTTGAAAGCAAAAGAAATTAAGAAACTGCAGGAGGAAGGCTATCTTGAAAGAGTAGAGTATCCAAAGATGAGAAAAATTACCCTTCCTTTGGAGCCTCTGAGAAATTATCAACTCACCCCGGCACAGCAGAGAATTTTACGCAGGCTTATCTCAACACTAAAGGAGGGAGGCTATCACCCCTTTTTGCTTTATGGTGTAACAGGCTCAGGGAAATCCCTTATTTATTTGGAACTGGTAAAAGAGGCCTTAGCCCAGGGGAAGAGGGTTCTCTTTTTACTTCCAGAGATTGCTCTTACTCATTATATTGAGAGGCTTCTTTTTCATCACTTCAAAGATAAAATGGCCCTTTTGCACAGTGCCTTAACCCCTCAGCAAAGGCTTTCTGAGTGGATGAAGATCCTTGACGGCAGAGCAAGCCTTGTTATCGGAACTCGTTCCAGTATCTTTGCCCCTATTGAGAATTTGGGACTTATCATAGTAGATGAAGAACATGACTCCTCCTATAAAGAGGAAAATCTTCCATGCCGATATCAGGCCAGAGACCTTGCTTTGGTGCGGGGGAAGATGGAAGGAGCCTTAGTGTTACTTGGTTCTGCTACACCGAGCCTTAAAAGTTACTATTATGCCAGAACTGGAAAATACGAACTTCTTACCCTCAAAGAAAGACCTTTCGTAAAAATGCCTGAGGTTAAACTCATTCAAAATAAAAAATTTAAATTGATTACCCAGCAAGTTCAAATGGAGATAGAGAGAAGTCTGAGAGAAGGAAAGTCTGTTTTTGTTTATCTTAATCGCAGGGGATATGCTCCCCTTGTCAAATGTGAGGACTGCGGCTATATCCTAACCTGTCCAAATTGTGGTATTCCCTTAACCTATCACAGGGAGGAAGATTTTCTCCTTTGTCATTACTGTTCTTTAACTTTAAAGGCCAGGATTCTTTGTCCTCAGTGTCAAAGGGGTAAATGGAGATTTTTGAGATTTGGAACAGAACGGATTGAAGAGGAGATGCAAAAACTTTTCCCCGAAGCTGAGATCTTGCGGTTTGACAGGGATGCAGTGAACTCGGAAAAAAAGCTAAATCTCCTTATGGAACGAATTTATCAGCCCAGCCCAAAAATTATAGTGGGAACTCAGATGGGGGTGCATGGACACAACTTTCCCCAGGTAAATCTGGTTGTTATCTTAAGGGCTGAGGAAGGTTTATTTTTACCCCATTATAAGGCCCATGAAAGGACCTTTCAACTCCTTCTTCAGGCTGAAGGTAGAGCTGGTAGAAAGGATGAACAGGGAAAGGTACTAATTCAGACGGCCCTTCCGGACCATCATGTTATCCAGCAGGCCTTGAACCAGGATTATGAAGGTTTTTTCCAAGGAGAACTCTTAAATCGCAAAAAATATGGCTTTCCACCCTTTAGGAAACTTGCACTCCTACGCTTTATAGGAATATCTGAAGAAAAACTCAAAGAAAAGGCCCTTGAAATTAAGCTCAATCTTGAAAAATTGAAGGAAGAAAAAGGTCTGCCTGTGGAAATTCTTGGTCCTTCTCCTTGTCCTTTAAGGAAACTCCGGGGGTTTTATCGCTGGCAAATTCTTATAAAAGGTGAAAAATATTCTGACCTTAAACCCCTGTTGATTTATCTTAAAGATTTACTATTTTCAGGCCTGAAACTGGAATTAGATATAGACCCTGAGGATTTACTCTGA
- a CDS encoding Fur family transcriptional regulator, with the protein MKEMAKKLSYYKSLGLKLTPQRLAIIEYLEKTKAHPSAEDIYNALKDRFPSMSFATVYNTLEVLIEKGMVKELGIDSSKKRFDPCVHNHHHFFCKKCGKILDVERNFDIVIPEELKEHEVNDFQVVFSGLCSECKKNIT; encoded by the coding sequence ATGAAAGAAATGGCTAAGAAACTCTCTTATTACAAGAGCCTTGGATTAAAGCTTACGCCCCAGAGGCTTGCCATAATTGAATATTTAGAAAAAACGAAAGCGCATCCCTCAGCAGAGGATATCTATAATGCCCTTAAGGATCGTTTCCCCAGCATGTCCTTTGCAACTGTTTACAATACCCTTGAAGTCCTAATAGAAAAGGGAATGGTTAAAGAGCTTGGAATAGATAGCTCTAAGAAGAGATTTGACCCCTGTGTTCACAATCATCACCACTTCTTTTGTAAAAAATGTGGTAAAATTTTAGATGTAGAAAGAAATTTTGACATAGTTATTCCTGAAGAGCTTAAGGAGCATGAAGTAAATGACTTTCAGGTAGTGTTTAGTGGACTTTGTTCTGAATGTAAAAAAAACATCACTTAA
- a CDS encoding Nif3-like dinuclear metal center hexameric protein, whose translation MPPKVKDFYIFLEELAPLKLAEKGDVNGLQIGSFEEEVRGILLAINPTLETFQIASAKNLNLIITHHPLFYRPLARVCKEEYPGNILYFAIKEKLNLLSWHTPLDKVSFGVSEALAQTLKWKTEDFVLKEEQGYGYGRVVKFKKYVKLSTLANQVKRTLNTWVMVVGDPESKINKIALCGGSGGFLKEHLLKQGIQTLLTSDVKYHQAIEARESGFNYILIDHGISESLLLDTLKKKIIAFLNTKGLHLPVEVFREESPYIIL comes from the coding sequence ATGCCACCTAAGGTTAAAGATTTCTATATATTTTTAGAGGAACTTGCCCCTCTCAAACTTGCAGAAAAAGGAGATGTTAACGGCTTACAGATTGGCTCCTTTGAAGAGGAAGTAAGGGGAATTCTTCTTGCTATCAATCCAACCCTTGAGACCTTTCAAATTGCCTCAGCTAAAAATCTAAACCTTATTATTACCCATCACCCCCTTTTTTATCGCCCCCTTGCAAGGGTTTGTAAAGAGGAATATCCAGGAAATATCCTTTATTTTGCTATTAAAGAGAAGCTTAATCTCCTTTCCTGGCACACTCCTCTGGATAAGGTTTCTTTTGGTGTAAGTGAGGCCTTAGCTCAGACTCTTAAATGGAAGACAGAGGATTTTGTGTTAAAAGAAGAGCAGGGTTATGGCTATGGAAGGGTGGTAAAATTTAAAAAATATGTTAAGCTTTCTACCCTTGCAAACCAAGTTAAGAGAACCTTAAATACCTGGGTTATGGTAGTGGGAGATCCTGAAAGTAAAATCAATAAAATTGCCCTTTGCGGAGGTTCAGGAGGATTTCTGAAGGAACATCTTTTAAAACAGGGCATTCAAACCCTTCTTACCTCAGATGTTAAATATCATCAAGCCATAGAGGCAAGGGAATCTGGTTTTAACTATATCCTGATTGATCATGGTATTTCTGAATCTCTACTTCTGGATACCTTAAAGAAAAAGATAATAGCTTTTCTTAATACTAAGGGACTCCATCTCCCAGTAGAGGTTTTCAGGGAAGAGAGTCCATATATTATCCTATAG
- a CDS encoding YkgJ family cysteine cluster protein: MTRLFECQRCGACCQGESTVSLSPEKIEEIAEFLNLSKEELFHKYLIKKGKNRIEMKTKNGACIFYDRKRKSCQIHPVKPEKCKEWPFPPSIFTDKKNFLIIQNSCQGLKKLSYEDLKTTKS, from the coding sequence ATGACACGGCTCTTTGAGTGCCAGAGGTGTGGAGCTTGCTGTCAAGGAGAAAGCACCGTCAGTTTATCTCCGGAAAAGATTGAGGAAATTGCAGAATTTTTAAATCTTTCCAAGGAAGAGCTTTTTCATAAATATCTAATTAAAAAGGGTAAAAATCGTATAGAAATGAAGACCAAAAATGGGGCTTGCATATTTTATGATAGAAAAAGAAAAAGCTGCCAGATTCATCCTGTCAAACCAGAAAAATGTAAAGAATGGCCCTTCCCACCCTCTATCTTTACAGACAAAAAAAACTTTCTTATTATTCAAAATTCTTGTCAAGGCTTAAAAAAACTTTCTTATGAGGATTTAAAAACTACAAAATCTTGA
- a CDS encoding type IV pilus twitching motility protein PilT yields the protein MAKLDPFFKLMVDTGASDLHLSVGNPPLIRLHGDLQRIKYKNLNEDELREMLYEIAPEEIIKRFEEEGEVDFGLELPGLARFRVNYYKERRGIAAAFRIIPTKVKTVEELGLPQILNKLALLPKGLILVTGPTGSGKSTTLAAVIDYANRMRYDHIITIEDPIEFVHESKNCLVNQRELGTHTKSFANALRAALREDPDIILVGEMRDRETIALAIEATLTGHVVFSTLHTISAAQTINRIIDVFPADEQAQIRTTLSEAIRAVISQTMFKRVDRPGRIVATEILIATPAVRNLIREGKIHQIPSMIQTGKKYGMMSLDDVIMDYLNRNIISPEEAFIKAIDKTRFINFVQNKEAIDFTELPG from the coding sequence ATGGCCAAGCTGGATCCCTTTTTCAAATTAATGGTAGATACAGGGGCATCAGACCTTCACCTCTCTGTTGGTAATCCTCCCCTTATCAGGCTCCATGGAGACCTTCAGAGGATTAAATATAAAAACTTAAATGAAGATGAACTAAGAGAGATGCTTTATGAAATTGCCCCTGAAGAGATAATAAAGCGTTTTGAAGAAGAAGGAGAAGTTGATTTTGGTCTTGAATTACCTGGTCTTGCCCGCTTCAGGGTAAATTATTATAAGGAGAGAAGAGGAATAGCTGCAGCCTTCAGAATTATTCCTACTAAAGTGAAAACTGTAGAGGAATTAGGGCTTCCTCAAATTTTGAACAAACTTGCCCTACTACCTAAGGGCTTAATTCTCGTCACTGGTCCAACAGGATCTGGAAAATCAACTACATTGGCTGCAGTAATTGATTATGCTAATAGAATGCGCTATGATCATATTATAACCATTGAAGATCCCATAGAATTTGTGCATGAATCCAAAAATTGTCTTGTTAACCAGAGGGAACTTGGAACTCATACTAAAAGTTTTGCAAATGCTCTAAGAGCTGCCCTTAGAGAAGATCCAGATATTATCCTTGTTGGAGAAATGAGAGATAGAGAGACGATTGCTTTAGCTATTGAGGCCACCCTTACAGGACATGTGGTCTTTTCTACACTCCATACCATCTCAGCTGCTCAGACCATTAACCGTATCATTGATGTCTTTCCTGCGGATGAGCAGGCCCAGATTAGAACTACCCTCTCAGAAGCTATTCGTGCTGTGATTTCACAGACCATGTTTAAGAGAGTTGATCGTCCAGGAAGAATTGTAGCTACAGAAATCCTTATTGCAACTCCTGCTGTAAGGAACCTTATCCGGGAGGGTAAAATTCACCAGATTCCTTCCATGATTCAAACTGGAAAAAAATACGGCATGATGAGTTTAGATGATGTAATTATGGATTATCTAAATCGAAATATTATTAGTCCTGAGGAAGCCTTTATTAAGGCTATAGATAAAACACGATTTATTAATTTTGTCCAAAACAAAGAGGCTATTGATTTTACCGAGTTACCGGGCTAA
- a CDS encoding NAD(P)-dependent oxidoreductase, whose translation MKIGFIGLGNLGKEIAKRILQAGFELLVWNRTPDKAKDLNCEIASSPQEIAERCESIFLIVFDSPASKEVIFGEKGLSSANLTGKTIIDMTTNNPFYVNESAQKLKEKGAYYLDAPVLGSVIPARKGELTLLVAGDKGKFSAHYEIFQSFAKNIYHFEEPGQASRLKLINNLILGTFMSAIAEAIALGEKLGFKKELLIEILGNGAGKSMLLEVKKNKLLEEDFSTHFSIDLMYKDLHYLQALLKESQEVSFVTATIKELYGLARKKGLGSLDFSVIYKVFKD comes from the coding sequence ATGAAAATAGGTTTTATTGGTCTTGGAAATTTAGGTAAAGAGATTGCTAAGAGGATCTTACAGGCTGGATTTGAACTTTTGGTTTGGAATAGGACTCCTGATAAGGCAAAAGATCTTAACTGCGAGATTGCCTCTTCTCCCCAAGAGATTGCTGAAAGATGTGAGAGCATATTTTTAATTGTTTTTGATAGCCCTGCCTCAAAGGAGGTAATTTTTGGGGAAAAGGGATTAAGTTCAGCAAATCTTACTGGAAAGACTATTATTGATATGACCACCAATAACCCCTTTTATGTGAATGAGAGTGCACAAAAACTTAAAGAGAAAGGGGCATATTATCTGGATGCCCCTGTGCTTGGAAGTGTAATTCCTGCAAGAAAAGGGGAACTAACCCTTCTTGTAGCTGGTGATAAGGGGAAGTTTTCTGCTCATTATGAAATTTTTCAAAGCTTTGCCAAAAATATTTACCATTTTGAGGAGCCTGGTCAGGCAAGCAGGCTTAAATTGATAAATAACCTTATTTTAGGAACCTTCATGTCTGCTATTGCTGAGGCAATTGCCCTTGGAGAAAAATTAGGGTTTAAAAAGGAGCTTCTTATCGAGATCCTTGGTAATGGTGCAGGAAAATCCATGCTTCTTGAAGTAAAAAAGAATAAGCTTCTTGAAGAAGATTTTTCAACTCACTTTAGTATAGACCTTATGTATAAAGATCTCCATTATTTACAAGCCTTACTTAAGGAGAGCCAAGAAGTCTCATTTGTGACGGCAACCATAAAGGAGCTTTACGGTCTGGCCAGAAAAAAAGGCTTGGGTTCCCTTGACTTTTCAGTCATTTACAAGGTCTTTAAAGACTAA
- the queC gene encoding 7-cyano-7-deazaguanine synthase QueC — protein sequence MQKELAVVLLSAGMDSAVCASVASLNFRLALLHVQYGQRTALKELECFYKLCAYFQPEKNFVASAMFLKEIGASSLTDESKPIPEKEELSIPSTYVPFRNGIFLSIATAWAEAIGATRIFIGVNQIDFSGYPDCRESFLKAFNQAIQEGTKPETHIIIEAPLLHLSKKEIIQLGIQLKTPFELTWSCYQNTEVACGRCSSCKLRLKAFEEANLKDPIPYQL from the coding sequence ATGCAAAAAGAGCTTGCTGTTGTGCTTTTGAGTGCTGGAATGGATAGTGCAGTCTGTGCAAGTGTGGCAAGTCTTAATTTTCGCCTGGCCCTACTTCATGTTCAATATGGACAAAGAACTGCTTTGAAGGAATTAGAATGTTTTTATAAACTCTGTGCCTATTTTCAGCCTGAGAAAAACTTCGTTGCCTCTGCTATGTTTCTAAAGGAAATAGGGGCTTCAAGTCTTACAGATGAAAGTAAGCCTATTCCCGAAAAAGAAGAACTCAGTATTCCCTCCACCTATGTTCCCTTTAGGAATGGAATATTTCTAAGTATTGCCACAGCCTGGGCTGAAGCAATAGGAGCCACCCGTATTTTTATCGGAGTCAACCAGATTGACTTTTCTGGATATCCTGATTGTAGGGAATCCTTTCTTAAAGCCTTTAATCAAGCTATTCAGGAAGGCACTAAACCAGAGACCCATATCATCATTGAGGCCCCCCTTCTTCATCTCAGTAAAAAAGAAATCATACAATTAGGGATACAACTTAAAACCCCCTTTGAACTTACCTGGTCCTGCTATCAAAATACAGAGGTAGCCTGCGGAAGGTGTAGCTCCTGTAAGTTGAGGCTAAAAGCTTTTGAAGAGGCAAATCTTAAGGACCCCATTCCCTATCAATTATGA
- a CDS encoding type IV pilus twitching motility protein PilT yields the protein MLTETEIKKIVKSLAFLEPGISDIFILSGYPFQIMVYGRMKNAFLSDYPVEVLNPFQAEEIAFVMLRDKPFLFKKLLQDGYADFSFFLDDDTRFRVNIFSRQKTYNIIMRKLESKVKSIEELSLPQVFYKIANEKFGIILVTGATGQGKTTSLAAILNEINKNEPVHILTLEDPIEYLHKPIRATINQRELGTDFSSYAEGLRAALREAPHVILVGEIRDRETMDIALTAAETGHLVFSTLHTIGAGQTINRIIGFYDKDEENQIRQRLSSALRWVVGQKLLPKIGGGRVAVFDILYNNLRSKEIIMTGESEGRTFYDIMTQGGPFGMRTFDQNLIELYDQGLIEEDIAYYHALRKDIVGRQIELIKKQKRREETPTNLEILGKGVK from the coding sequence ATGCTAACCGAAACTGAGATCAAGAAAATTGTTAAATCCTTAGCATTTTTAGAACCCGGAATTTCTGATATTTTTATCCTTTCGGGATATCCCTTTCAGATTATGGTTTACGGAAGAATGAAAAATGCCTTTTTATCGGATTATCCTGTGGAGGTCTTAAATCCCTTTCAAGCGGAAGAAATTGCCTTTGTCATGTTGAGAGACAAACCTTTTCTATTTAAAAAACTTCTTCAAGATGGTTATGCTGATTTTTCTTTCTTCTTAGATGATGATACGCGCTTTAGAGTCAACATTTTCAGTCGCCAAAAAACTTATAATATTATTATGAGAAAACTTGAAAGTAAAGTGAAAAGTATTGAAGAACTGTCTCTACCTCAGGTTTTTTATAAAATCGCCAATGAAAAGTTTGGAATAATCCTTGTTACAGGTGCAACGGGCCAGGGTAAAACTACCTCTTTGGCTGCCATATTAAATGAAATAAATAAAAATGAACCTGTGCATATTCTTACTCTTGAAGATCCTATTGAATATCTTCACAAGCCCATAAGGGCAACGATAAATCAGCGTGAGCTTGGAACAGATTTTTCAAGTTATGCAGAGGGCCTGAGAGCTGCTTTAAGAGAAGCTCCTCATGTAATCCTTGTTGGAGAAATTCGTGATCGCGAGACCATGGATATCGCTTTAACCGCTGCTGAAACAGGACATCTTGTCTTTTCCACTCTTCATACTATAGGGGCTGGACAGACTATTAATAGAATAATTGGCTTTTATGATAAAGATGAAGAAAACCAGATTAGACAAAGACTTTCTTCAGCCCTAAGATGGGTTGTGGGGCAAAAACTTTTGCCCAAAATCGGAGGCGGAAGAGTTGCTGTTTTTGATATTCTTTATAACAATCTGCGTTCCAAAGAAATTATTATGACAGGCGAATCCGAAGGAAGGACCTTTTATGATATAATGACCCAAGGTGGTCCCTTTGGTATGCGCACCTTTGACCAGAATCTTATTGAACTTTATGATCAAGGTCTTATTGAAGAAGATATAGCTTATTATCATGCTCTTAGAAAGGATATTGTAGGCAGACAGATTGAACTCATCAAAAAACAAAAAAGAAGAGAAGAAACTCCAACTAATTTGGAAATTCTTGGGAAAGGTGTGAAATGA
- a CDS encoding UTP--glucose-1-phosphate uridylyltransferase, giving the protein MIRKAVLPVAGFGTRMLPVTKVIPKELLPLLNRPVIEYVVDEVIASGLDSLIFVISYGKEAILDYFDIDLGLKKFLKDRNKEALLKLVEEVEEKIKYLSSIRQKIPQGLGHAVLMSERLVGDEPFAVILGDDLVDSDIPCLRQMNERYLELSSKTREHSIIALEEVPLEDVSKYGIIDGERLSDDLILIKKVVEKPSIEEAPSNLSIIGRYIFDPIIFKYLKEIPKISGEYQLTDAIQKMIEDGYPVYGYLFQGKRLDTGNPKGFFEATLHYALKDPALREVLRSFCANL; this is encoded by the coding sequence ATGATCAGAAAAGCTGTTTTACCTGTTGCTGGGTTTGGAACTCGGATGCTTCCTGTTACAAAGGTCATACCTAAGGAGCTTCTACCCCTTCTCAATCGCCCTGTCATTGAGTATGTGGTAGATGAAGTTATTGCCTCAGGCCTTGATAGCCTTATTTTTGTCATCTCCTACGGAAAAGAAGCCATACTTGATTATTTTGATATAGATCTGGGTTTAAAAAAATTTCTTAAGGACAGAAACAAAGAGGCCCTTTTAAAGCTGGTTGAAGAAGTGGAAGAGAAGATTAAATATTTAAGTTCCATTCGGCAAAAGATACCCCAGGGCCTTGGGCATGCTGTTCTGATGTCAGAAAGACTGGTTGGTGATGAGCCCTTTGCAGTTATTCTGGGAGACGACCTTGTGGATAGCGATATACCCTGCTTAAGACAGATGAATGAGCGCTATCTTGAGCTTTCCTCTAAAACCAGAGAACATAGTATTATTGCCTTAGAAGAGGTTCCTTTAGAAGATGTTTCTAAATATGGCATAATTGATGGAGAAAGACTTTCAGATGATCTTATCTTAATAAAAAAAGTTGTTGAAAAACCCTCAATAGAGGAGGCTCCATCTAATCTTTCCATCATTGGAAGATATATCTTTGATCCCATAATTTTTAAATATCTCAAGGAGATTCCGAAGATCTCTGGAGAATATCAGCTGACAGATGCTATTCAAAAAATGATTGAGGACGGTTATCCTGTTTATGGCTATCTCTTTCAGGGAAAAAGGCTTGATACAGGAAATCCGAAAGGATTTTTTGAGGCTACCTTACATTATGCCCTAAAGGATCCAGCTTTAAGAGAGGTCCTTAGGTCTTTTTGTGCTAATCTTTGA
- the flgM gene encoding flagellar biosynthesis anti-sigma factor FlgM — protein MKINELTPQKTEIKREIQKGRPQEQPKENEQLKITQDQVQLSIKPAIENAKAKASSLPEIREEKVSQLKEQIASGNYQVSNQQIARAMVGSLLSEIA, from the coding sequence ATGAAAATTAACGAATTAACACCTCAAAAAACAGAGATAAAAAGAGAAATCCAAAAGGGAAGACCTCAGGAACAACCAAAAGAAAATGAACAACTTAAGATTACCCAGGATCAGGTTCAACTCTCCATTAAACCTGCAATTGAGAATGCCAAGGCTAAGGCTTCCTCCCTGCCTGAGATTAGAGAAGAAAAGGTTTCTCAATTGAAAGAGCAAATTGCCTCTGGAAATTATCAAGTCTCCAATCAACAGATTGCAAGGGCTATGGTAGGGTCTCTTCTCTCGGAAATCGCTTAA
- the rfaE2 gene encoding D-glycero-beta-D-manno-heptose 1-phosphate adenylyltransferase: protein MKSPLNFSIAQMEVTQNLEKNLEKILEFIKKAKGDIILFPELALTGYRNFQELSPDTVEVALREIQRSTGDKKIFLGSVFFKKDGYVNAYLALSSSGVSCLAEKELLFPGLDDLYYLKPGQRKGCLFLNSTTWIIAICFELRSPELVRGFLSEGLDGLIVPAQWPKLRIDHFKTLLKARALENQIHSIGINGVGKIGELELGGGSHVFSPSGEELGSCGDEETLLELTLDLKTQPLPYPLRTPFLKTSKLKTLDELKEIISKRRSKGQVMVFTNGCFDLLHAGHVDYLQKARHLGDFLVVGLNSDVSIQKIKGPERPINHQAYRVEVLSALACVDYIILFDEETPERLIHTLKPDILVKGEDWPEDKIVGGAFVKGYGGKVIRLPFNYNTSTSKLIEKIRSKGI, encoded by the coding sequence ATGAAGTCACCTCTCAACTTTTCCATAGCACAGATGGAAGTAACCCAAAACTTAGAGAAAAATTTAGAAAAAATTCTTGAATTCATTAAAAAAGCTAAAGGGGACATAATCCTTTTTCCTGAGCTTGCTTTAACAGGGTATCGGAATTTTCAAGAGCTTTCTCCAGATACGGTTGAAGTTGCTCTAAGGGAGATTCAGAGGTCAACAGGGGATAAAAAGATCTTTCTTGGATCAGTCTTTTTCAAAAAAGATGGATATGTTAATGCCTACCTTGCCCTTTCTTCTTCAGGTGTATCTTGTCTTGCAGAGAAGGAACTTCTCTTTCCAGGACTTGACGATCTCTATTATCTTAAACCGGGTCAAAGAAAGGGGTGTCTCTTTTTAAATTCTACTACCTGGATTATAGCGATTTGCTTTGAATTAAGGAGTCCTGAACTTGTGAGAGGTTTTCTATCTGAAGGGCTGGATGGTTTAATAGTTCCTGCTCAGTGGCCAAAATTGCGCATAGACCACTTTAAAACCCTTCTTAAGGCAAGAGCCCTTGAAAATCAGATTCATTCCATAGGTATAAATGGTGTAGGAAAAATCGGAGAGCTTGAGCTTGGCGGAGGTTCTCATGTTTTCTCTCCCTCCGGAGAAGAACTGGGAAGTTGTGGTGATGAAGAGACCCTCCTTGAGCTAACCCTTGACCTAAAAACTCAACCCCTTCCCTATCCTTTAAGAACCCCCTTTTTAAAAACCTCTAAACTCAAAACCCTGGATGAACTTAAAGAGATTATTTCCAAAAGAAGATCCAAAGGACAGGTCATGGTCTTTACAAATGGTTGCTTTGATCTTTTGCATGCGGGGCATGTGGATTACCTACAAAAGGCAAGACATCTGGGAGATTTTCTTGTGGTTGGACTTAATAGTGATGTATCTATCCAGAAAATCAAGGGACCTGAAAGACCTATTAACCATCAGGCTTACAGAGTAGAGGTTTTATCAGCCTTAGCCTGTGTAGACTACATTATTCTCTTTGATGAGGAAACCCCTGAAAGACTTATTCATACACTAAAACCTGATATTCTTGTAAAAGGGGAAGACTGGCCAGAGGACAAAATTGTAGGCGGGGCCTTTGTCAAAGGCTATGGAGGAAAGGTAATCAGATTGCCCTTCAATTATAATACTTCTACAAGCAAACTGATAGAAAAAATCAGAAGTAAAGGGATTTAA